One window of Phycisphaeraceae bacterium genomic DNA carries:
- a CDS encoding 50S ribosome-binding GTPase, with amino-acid sequence MQTGDTIIACATAPGFSARAIVRLSGPGAFVAVDRLTGNSRSVRTERGVASARMRLGGSSSMPCMIAVFPGPRSYTGEDVVEIAMPGNPTLVELVIARAIGAAPGIRMAGPGDFTARAYLNERLSLAQAEGVASLIAAQSQSELDEAKRLVSGERGRMYREFADEAMTLLALVEAGIDFTDQEDVVAISGTDLRRRAGALATKIEQVLGVAAGCEVESTLPRVALGGAPNAGKSTLFNALLGRRRAVVSEEAGTTRDVLEERLDLSRDLSGGGEVLLCDTPGVDEIARGSVDAGAQDASREFLSRADVVIWCDPSGRFDESSLQFGKETRAIRVRTKADLPRASEGREAIAVSALDGFHLPSLRRAIADEAWGGKSKAGVLPRHRRALGAASRELREIEGELASSGCSLGEPEVIAGRLRVALDALGELTGKLTPDDVIGRVFATFCVGK; translated from the coding sequence GTGCAGACGGGCGACACGATCATCGCGTGCGCGACGGCGCCGGGCTTTTCGGCGCGGGCGATTGTGCGTTTGAGCGGGCCGGGGGCGTTTGTGGCGGTTGATCGACTGACGGGAAACTCCCGATCGGTGCGGACCGAGCGCGGGGTTGCATCGGCGCGGATGCGGCTGGGCGGTTCGTCGTCCATGCCGTGCATGATCGCGGTGTTTCCCGGGCCGCGGAGTTACACGGGCGAGGATGTCGTCGAGATCGCGATGCCGGGGAACCCGACGCTGGTTGAATTGGTGATTGCGCGGGCGATCGGCGCGGCGCCGGGAATTCGGATGGCGGGGCCGGGTGATTTCACGGCGCGTGCGTATCTCAACGAGCGGCTCTCGCTTGCGCAGGCGGAAGGTGTGGCGTCGCTTATCGCAGCGCAGAGTCAAAGCGAACTCGATGAGGCGAAGCGGCTGGTTTCGGGAGAGCGCGGAAGGATGTATCGCGAGTTTGCCGATGAGGCGATGACGCTGCTCGCGCTGGTCGAAGCGGGGATCGACTTCACGGATCAGGAAGATGTGGTTGCGATTTCGGGGACAGACCTGCGCCGGCGCGCGGGCGCGCTCGCGACGAAGATCGAGCAAGTTCTCGGGGTTGCGGCGGGTTGCGAAGTCGAGAGCACGCTGCCGCGGGTTGCGCTGGGAGGAGCGCCGAACGCGGGGAAGAGCACGTTGTTCAATGCGCTGCTTGGTCGGCGGCGCGCGGTTGTTTCGGAGGAAGCCGGCACGACGCGCGATGTGCTCGAAGAGAGGCTGGACCTTTCGCGCGATTTGTCGGGGGGCGGCGAAGTGCTGCTCTGCGATACGCCCGGAGTCGATGAGATTGCGCGCGGGAGCGTGGATGCCGGAGCGCAGGATGCGAGCCGGGAGTTTCTTTCGCGCGCGGATGTGGTGATCTGGTGCGATCCGAGCGGGCGATTCGATGAGTCGAGTTTGCAATTCGGCAAGGAAACTCGGGCGATCCGGGTGCGGACGAAGGCGGATCTGCCGCGGGCTTCGGAAGGGCGAGAGGCGATCGCTGTGTCGGCGCTGGATGGTTTTCATTTGCCGTCGCTGAGGCGGGCGATCGCGGACGAGGCGTGGGGGGGCAAGTCGAAGGCCGGGGTGCTGCCGCGGCATCGGCGGGCGCTGGGTGCCGCGAGTCGGGAATTGCGGGAAATCGAAGGGGAATTAGCGAGTTCGGGCTGTTCGTTGGGCGAGCCGGAGGTGATCGCGGGGCGGCTGCGGGTGGCACTGGATGCGCTCGGGGAATTGACCGGCAAACTGACTCCGGACGATGTGATCGGACGGGTGTTCGCAACGTTTTGCGTGGGGAAATAG
- a CDS encoding dual specificity protein phosphatase family protein produces the protein MHQIHPYRLWIGNASEARDSARLRALGIAAVIDLAVNEPPPVLSRELMVCRFPLHDGTTNPAWLLRAAINAVVGLVQSNVPTIVCCSAGMSRAPSITAAALAKVTNRPPGDCLAEIAAAWQLDVSSGLWACACAAIEDNDLRF, from the coding sequence TTGCATCAAATCCACCCCTACAGACTCTGGATCGGAAACGCTTCTGAAGCACGTGACTCGGCGCGTCTTCGCGCACTGGGAATCGCCGCCGTCATCGACCTCGCAGTTAACGAACCGCCGCCGGTGCTGAGTCGTGAACTGATGGTTTGCCGATTCCCCTTGCACGACGGCACCACCAATCCCGCCTGGTTGCTCCGCGCGGCAATCAATGCCGTCGTTGGACTCGTCCAGTCAAACGTCCCCACGATCGTCTGCTGCAGCGCCGGAATGAGCCGCGCGCCTTCCATCACAGCGGCGGCGCTCGCCAAGGTCACCAATCGTCCACCCGGAGATTGTCTCGCCGAAATCGCCGCAGCTTGGCAACTCGATGTTTCCAGCGGGCTCTGGGCGTGCGCCTGCGCCGCTATCGAAGACAACGATCTCCGCTTCTAG
- a CDS encoding ATP-dependent Clp protease proteolytic subunit: protein MSGHLIPIVIEKSAKGERAYDIYSRLLKDRIIFLGGAVDDDIANLIVAQMLFLANEDPKHDIHLYINSPGGSVSAGLGIIDTMKFVQCDVSTYIIGQAASMGSLIATSGTKGKRFTLTNSRNLMHQPLLAGVMEGQATDLEIEAREMLRIRDRLYHIYSEATGKSTDEIAKHCDRNKWLDEQEMVDYGLVDKVLTRMPTPTGPRQHDDE from the coding sequence ATGTCAGGCCACCTCATTCCCATCGTCATCGAAAAGTCCGCCAAGGGCGAGCGCGCATACGACATCTATTCGCGTCTGCTGAAGGATCGCATCATCTTCCTTGGCGGCGCCGTGGACGACGACATCGCGAATCTCATCGTGGCGCAGATGCTCTTCCTCGCGAACGAAGATCCGAAGCACGACATCCACCTGTATATCAACAGCCCGGGCGGCAGCGTGAGCGCGGGCCTTGGCATCATCGACACGATGAAGTTCGTGCAGTGCGACGTGAGCACGTACATCATCGGGCAGGCGGCGAGCATGGGCAGCCTGATCGCGACCAGCGGCACCAAGGGGAAGCGGTTCACGCTGACCAACAGCCGCAATCTGATGCACCAGCCGCTGCTCGCGGGCGTGATGGAGGGGCAGGCGACGGACCTCGAGATCGAGGCGCGCGAGATGCTCCGCATCCGCGACCGGCTCTATCACATTTACAGCGAGGCGACGGGCAAGTCGACGGACGAAATCGCCAAACACTGCGACCGCAACAAGTGGCTCGATGAGCAGGAGATGGTCGACTACGGGCTGGTGGACAAAGTGCTGACGCGCATGCCGACGCCGACGGGCCCGCGGCAGCACGATGATGAGTAA
- a CDS encoding ATP-dependent Clp protease proteolytic subunit, whose amino-acid sequence MPAASVSYQRTREMTIDELLLENRIVFLIGEINHQSAARVMMQMLYLENQKRGQEINFYINSPGGAVDDTLALYDTMRFMSSPVSTYCLGRAYSGGAVLLTAGAKGKRFILPHAKVMIHQPFGGVTGQAEDIRIQAEQIIKMKTELNRILAEHTGKSMEQIHADSERDRYFSAEEAVAYGLVDEVLRTPPKEASGILPNVR is encoded by the coding sequence ATGCCCGCGGCAAGCGTTTCATACCAGCGAACCCGAGAAATGACGATCGACGAACTCCTTTTGGAGAATCGGATTGTCTTCCTGATCGGCGAGATCAATCACCAGTCGGCGGCACGGGTGATGATGCAGATGCTCTACCTGGAAAACCAGAAGAGAGGACAGGAGATCAATTTTTACATCAACTCGCCGGGCGGCGCGGTGGACGACACGCTCGCGCTCTACGACACGATGCGGTTCATGAGCAGCCCGGTGAGCACGTACTGCCTCGGGCGGGCGTACTCGGGCGGCGCGGTGCTGTTGACCGCGGGCGCGAAGGGCAAGCGGTTCATTCTGCCGCACGCGAAGGTGATGATCCACCAGCCGTTTGGCGGCGTGACCGGCCAGGCGGAAGACATCCGTATTCAGGCCGAGCAGATCATCAAGATGAAGACGGAACTCAACCGCATTCTGGCGGAGCACACCGGCAAGAGCATGGAGCAGATCCACGCCGACAGCGAGCGCGACCGCTACTTCTCTGCGGAAGAGGCGGTGGCGTACGGGCTGGTGGATGAAGTGCTGCGGACGCCGCCCAAGGAGGCGTCGGGCATTCTTCCAAACGTTCGATAG
- a CDS encoding metallophosphoesterase family protein has translation MPTAVISDIHGNAEALKRVLEDINKRKIDQIICLGDIVGYGPEPLECVDLVRRHCKWSLMGNHDFAVLYEPTNFNAGAESAAFWTRDQFDRETDAKLRADRYDFLGRLKVRIVEQLNDMPSPILAIHGSPRRPINEYIFPDDVNNAPDKMEAIFDRVTSTAIVGHTHVPGVFTSEPDFYPPDELGTDLRYHFRAGEKAIINVGSVGQPRDQDPRACYVILYPEYAQFVRIDYDIGVTAGKIKLIPQLPVWLADRLFEGR, from the coding sequence GTGCCCACCGCCGTTATCAGCGACATCCACGGCAACGCCGAAGCACTCAAGCGGGTCCTCGAAGACATCAACAAGCGCAAGATCGACCAGATCATCTGTCTGGGCGACATCGTCGGCTACGGACCCGAGCCGCTCGAATGCGTGGACCTCGTGCGCCGCCACTGCAAGTGGTCGCTCATGGGCAACCACGATTTCGCCGTCCTCTACGAGCCCACCAACTTCAACGCCGGCGCCGAGTCCGCCGCGTTCTGGACGCGCGATCAGTTCGATCGCGAGACCGACGCCAAGCTCCGCGCCGATCGCTACGACTTCCTCGGCCGCCTCAAGGTCCGCATCGTCGAGCAATTGAACGACATGCCGTCGCCGATCCTCGCGATCCACGGCTCGCCGCGCCGCCCCATCAACGAGTACATCTTCCCCGACGATGTGAACAACGCGCCGGACAAGATGGAAGCGATCTTCGATCGCGTGACCTCGACCGCGATCGTCGGGCACACCCACGTTCCCGGCGTCTTCACGAGCGAACCCGATTTCTATCCGCCCGATGAACTCGGCACGGATCTGCGCTACCACTTCCGCGCCGGCGAAAAAGCGATCATCAACGTCGGCTCCGTCGGCCAGCCGCGCGACCAGGACCCGCGTGCCTGCTACGTCATCCTCTACCCCGAGTACGCGCAGTTCGTCCGCATCGACTACGACATCGGCGTCACCGCAGGCAAAATCAAGCTCATCCCCCAACTCCCCGTCTGGCTGGCCGATCGACTCTTCGAAGGCCGCTGA
- a CDS encoding YidC/Oxa1 family insertase periplasmic-domain containing protein, which translates to MPQEPNKLLRPLAVAGAFLIVIAGFFAMYFSSKRTTQQQLAQNAAAQASSPETPAPVVKDPAAADPVVESQPQQSQKLPPVPETSAKPTTPASSSSTDSKPESKPEPKAAPTINAPSLRARVWPADPAASTAQIASSHLIARFSVVGAGIAALQTADHYETIERVNRVDLQSEYTTPVYDPAGNALTTAAGVPLTTIVAPLAALGLEINGQFINLSVDAAGSLWKFTPPSTFTAEIADDKDQTAMRITRTYSLAADAHNLLVAQNVENLSNAPISFRFIQIGPVDLPMDAATYVGEKRRLRFGYLLSPQYDPTQSFVQSRDYVIEHSAVLGTKQPNGHYTESVTEWPNALSKEKQFTLSWIGLTNRYFGVALHTPITLGATGAALIAEKPLHSVEQVDRLVLERPPVNGHPNDVVALRLTSPSVTVQPGKAADLSLSLYGGALIRSEINANPAGQALSLNGLVLYSMPGPCAFCTFNFLTSFLLWLLTFLHSIVHDWALSIILLVVVVRTILHPVTKWSQVRMQRFGKQMAAMGPKQAKLKEKYGNDPKTLQAETAKLWREEGISPMGMLGCLPMFLQTPIWLALYATLFFAAQLRHQPAFYGVFQKLGHTTFLADLSVPDNFWVFSQKGINIPLLSSMLGPVTSINILPLILSVVFYLHQKYLTPPTTTQLTPEQQTQQTMIKWISLIMFPVLMYNAPAGLTIYFVANSALGIVEHKRIRAHINKHDLLNLDKIKEQKGKKGAGSGGGFFSRMQELVEQQRKAAEAAGRAKPKR; encoded by the coding sequence ATGCCCCAAGAACCAAACAAACTACTCAGACCCCTCGCGGTCGCCGGCGCGTTCCTCATCGTCATCGCCGGCTTCTTCGCGATGTACTTCTCGTCCAAGAGGACGACGCAGCAGCAACTCGCGCAGAACGCCGCCGCGCAGGCCTCTTCGCCCGAAACCCCCGCGCCGGTCGTGAAAGACCCTGCCGCCGCCGACCCGGTTGTTGAATCGCAGCCCCAGCAATCCCAGAAGCTACCGCCTGTCCCCGAAACATCCGCGAAGCCCACCACGCCCGCATCTTCCTCTTCAACCGACTCGAAGCCCGAGTCAAAGCCAGAGCCGAAGGCCGCACCGACAATCAACGCCCCTTCGCTCCGCGCACGCGTCTGGCCCGCTGATCCCGCGGCATCCACCGCGCAAATCGCGAGCTCGCACCTCATCGCCCGCTTCTCCGTCGTCGGCGCCGGAATCGCCGCGCTCCAGACCGCCGATCACTACGAGACCATCGAGCGCGTCAACCGCGTCGATCTGCAATCCGAATACACGACCCCCGTCTACGACCCCGCCGGAAACGCGCTCACGACCGCCGCCGGAGTGCCGCTGACCACCATCGTCGCGCCCCTCGCGGCACTCGGCCTCGAAATCAACGGTCAGTTCATCAATCTCTCGGTCGATGCCGCCGGCTCGCTCTGGAAGTTCACGCCGCCTTCCACGTTCACCGCGGAAATCGCCGACGACAAAGACCAGACCGCGATGCGAATCACACGCACCTATTCGCTCGCGGCAGATGCGCACAATCTCCTCGTCGCGCAGAACGTCGAGAACCTCAGCAACGCGCCGATCTCCTTCCGCTTTATCCAGATCGGCCCCGTCGATCTCCCGATGGACGCCGCGACCTACGTCGGCGAGAAGCGCCGCCTCCGCTTCGGCTATCTGCTTTCTCCTCAGTACGACCCGACGCAGAGTTTCGTCCAGAGCCGCGACTATGTGATCGAACACTCGGCGGTCCTGGGCACGAAGCAGCCAAACGGTCATTACACCGAGAGCGTGACGGAATGGCCCAACGCGCTCAGCAAAGAAAAGCAGTTCACGCTCTCCTGGATCGGCCTCACAAACCGCTATTTCGGTGTCGCGCTCCACACACCGATCACCCTAGGCGCCACCGGCGCGGCGCTCATCGCCGAAAAGCCTCTGCACAGCGTCGAGCAGGTCGATCGGCTCGTGCTCGAGCGCCCCCCCGTTAACGGCCATCCAAACGACGTCGTTGCGCTCCGACTGACCAGCCCAAGTGTCACCGTGCAGCCCGGCAAGGCCGCCGATCTCTCGCTCTCGCTCTACGGCGGCGCCCTCATACGCAGCGAGATCAACGCCAATCCCGCGGGCCAGGCGCTCTCGCTCAACGGGCTCGTCCTGTATTCCATGCCCGGACCGTGCGCGTTCTGCACGTTCAACTTCCTCACGTCGTTCCTCCTCTGGCTGCTCACGTTCCTGCACTCGATCGTCCACGATTGGGCGCTCTCGATCATCCTGCTCGTCGTCGTCGTCCGCACGATCCTGCACCCCGTGACCAAGTGGTCGCAGGTGCGCATGCAGCGCTTCGGCAAGCAGATGGCCGCGATGGGCCCCAAGCAGGCCAAGCTCAAAGAGAAGTACGGCAACGATCCCAAGACGCTGCAAGCCGAGACCGCCAAGCTCTGGCGCGAAGAGGGCATCAGCCCGATGGGCATGCTGGGCTGCCTGCCCATGTTCCTGCAGACGCCCATCTGGCTCGCGCTCTACGCGACGCTCTTCTTCGCCGCTCAGCTCCGCCACCAGCCCGCCTTCTACGGCGTCTTCCAGAAACTCGGCCACACCACGTTCCTCGCCGATCTTTCCGTGCCCGACAATTTCTGGGTCTTCTCGCAGAAGGGCATCAATATTCCGCTCCTGAGCAGCATGCTCGGCCCCGTCACCTCGATCAACATTCTGCCGCTCATTCTGAGCGTCGTTTTCTATCTCCACCAGAAATACCTCACCCCGCCGACAACAACGCAGCTCACCCCCGAGCAGCAAACGCAGCAGACCATGATCAAGTGGATCAGCCTGATCATGTTCCCCGTGCTGATGTACAACGCGCCCGCCGGGCTCACGATCTACTTCGTCGCCAACAGCGCGCTCGGCATCGTCGAACACAAGCGCATCCGCGCCCACATCAACAAGCACGACCTGCTCAACCTCGACAAGATCAAGGAACAAAAGGGAAAGAAGGGCGCAGGCAGTGGCGGCGGCTTCTTCTCACGCATGCAGGAACTCGTCGAGCAACAGCGCAAGGCCGCCGAAGCCGCGGGTCGGGCCAAGCCCAAGCGTTAA
- a CDS encoding helix-turn-helix transcriptional regulator: MSIMRQPGLRLSDERFLVVRTMVARCAAGVRTTSFAENWHRLIAAGEGVMIVRTPQGSWSVPASNAVWVPAGVRHELEVCVETAMRVFYLRASKAARGKKRSGTAELPDRCCSVLTSPLLREALERIAAMSALDGRVSWHGALVEIVRREVCEGAREPRELVWPADGRVARVASVLQANPGDRRKLAALCRGRGVSVRTVQRLFPVETGLTFEKWRQRQRHLHAGRLLARGVKVATVAEECGYRSVSAFVSAFRHEAGVTPGEFARAR, translated from the coding sequence ATGTCGATTATGCGCCAACCGGGCCTCCGGCTTTCCGACGAGCGATTTCTGGTTGTCCGGACGATGGTGGCGCGGTGCGCCGCGGGGGTTCGGACGACGTCGTTTGCGGAGAACTGGCATCGGCTGATCGCGGCGGGAGAAGGCGTGATGATCGTGCGGACGCCTCAGGGATCGTGGTCGGTGCCCGCCTCGAACGCGGTGTGGGTGCCGGCGGGCGTTCGGCATGAGCTTGAAGTGTGCGTGGAGACTGCGATGCGGGTGTTCTATCTGCGGGCGTCAAAGGCCGCGCGCGGCAAGAAGCGAAGCGGGACGGCGGAACTGCCGGATCGGTGTTGTTCGGTTTTGACGAGTCCGCTGCTGCGAGAGGCCCTTGAGCGGATCGCGGCGATGAGTGCGCTCGACGGCAGGGTCTCCTGGCACGGCGCGCTCGTGGAGATCGTGCGGCGCGAAGTGTGCGAGGGCGCTCGCGAACCTCGGGAACTTGTTTGGCCGGCTGATGGGCGTGTCGCGCGGGTGGCGAGCGTGCTGCAGGCGAATCCGGGGGATCGCAGGAAGCTGGCGGCGCTGTGCCGCGGGAGGGGCGTGAGCGTGCGCACGGTGCAGCGTCTCTTTCCGGTGGAGACCGGGCTCACGTTTGAGAAGTGGCGGCAGCGCCAGCGGCATCTCCACGCGGGGCGGCTGCTGGCGCGGGGCGTGAAGGTGGCGACGGTTGCGGAGGAGTGCGGCTACCGGAGCGTGAGCGCGTTTGTTTCGGCGTTCAGGCACGAAGCCGGCGTGACGCCGGGGGAATTTGCACGGGCGCGTTGA
- a CDS encoding VOC family protein codes for MSLALNVVSLFACSLLVGACASSGSASPSSDPANPLSDAGMMGFVATSDAPRSRAFYEGKLGMRVLEDDPMAIMLRHDSGILRIQKANSFQPQRFTVLGWRVHDLRTTVHRLKNAGVAIERYPGMSFQDDDGIATFSSGAMVAWFKDPDGNILSVAQFTEF; via the coding sequence ATGTCGCTCGCGCTCAACGTCGTATCCCTGTTCGCCTGTTCGTTGCTCGTTGGCGCGTGCGCCAGCAGCGGCTCGGCTTCCCCGAGTTCCGATCCGGCCAATCCGCTCTCGGACGCCGGCATGATGGGCTTTGTCGCAACGAGCGACGCCCCGCGCAGCCGCGCGTTCTACGAAGGCAAGCTCGGCATGCGCGTGCTCGAAGACGACCCAATGGCGATCATGCTGAGGCACGACTCGGGGATTCTCCGAATCCAGAAAGCCAATTCATTCCAGCCCCAGAGATTCACCGTGCTCGGCTGGAGAGTGCACGACCTCCGCACAACCGTGCATCGCCTCAAGAACGCCGGTGTCGCGATCGAACGCTACCCGGGAATGTCGTTCCAGGACGATGACGGCATCGCCACATTCTCGAGCGGCGCCATGGTCGCATGGTTCAAGGACCCGGACGGAAACATCCTCAGCGTCGCGCAGTTCACGGAATTCTGA
- the rmuC gene encoding DNA recombination protein RmuC, translated as MMEVVAGVLVVVCLALVGVIAWLFVERGKLMAEAARSAAEKAGIVDDLSHANERAAMVETKANELTARAGQLEVEAARLKEQARGAAEALEMERRALREQNEQMKRALEKQLADANATMSEKFRALASQVLVDARAELVKIGDEKLKSQTTIAAQDMEQRRQAVERLLQPIAETLKKTDEKLAAIEKERTSSYSELRTQVQQMAMGNEGLRAATEKLGRALRDPKVRGQYGEIQLKKVAELAGMRAFCDFTEQSSTIDSEGNRLRPDMIVKLPNKREVAIDAKANLKPYLDAIESTDPAQVESFLKAFADGIASQAGALAKKGYWKHYENAPEFVVMFVPGDQFVDAALSRRPDLLEFAASQRVLLASPSTLIGLLRAVHVGFQEQTLAEEAMELRRLGAELHERASVAFEHVGKLGKSLSNAAEHYNKFVASYEQRLEPTFRKFEESGAKSGKELPQVEVVSTQLRLTAE; from the coding sequence ATGATGGAAGTTGTTGCGGGCGTGCTGGTGGTTGTGTGCTTGGCGCTGGTCGGCGTTATCGCGTGGCTATTTGTCGAGCGCGGCAAGTTGATGGCGGAGGCGGCGCGGAGTGCGGCGGAAAAAGCCGGGATCGTGGATGACCTTTCGCACGCGAACGAGCGGGCGGCGATGGTCGAGACGAAGGCGAACGAGTTGACGGCGCGTGCCGGGCAATTGGAGGTCGAGGCGGCGCGATTGAAAGAACAGGCACGCGGCGCGGCGGAGGCGCTCGAGATGGAGCGGCGTGCGCTGCGCGAGCAGAACGAACAGATGAAGCGGGCGCTCGAGAAGCAGCTGGCGGATGCGAACGCGACGATGTCGGAGAAGTTTCGGGCGCTGGCGTCGCAGGTGCTGGTCGATGCGCGGGCGGAGCTTGTCAAGATCGGCGACGAGAAACTGAAGAGCCAGACGACGATCGCGGCGCAGGACATGGAGCAGCGCAGGCAGGCGGTGGAGCGGCTGCTGCAGCCGATCGCGGAGACGCTGAAGAAGACGGACGAGAAGCTGGCGGCGATCGAAAAGGAGCGGACGTCGAGCTATTCGGAATTGCGGACGCAGGTGCAGCAGATGGCGATGGGGAACGAAGGGTTGCGCGCGGCGACGGAGAAACTCGGGCGGGCGCTGCGCGATCCGAAGGTGCGGGGGCAGTACGGCGAGATTCAACTGAAGAAGGTGGCGGAACTGGCCGGGATGCGGGCGTTCTGCGATTTCACGGAGCAGTCATCGACGATCGATTCGGAAGGGAATCGATTGCGGCCGGACATGATCGTGAAATTGCCGAACAAGCGCGAGGTCGCGATCGATGCGAAGGCGAATCTGAAGCCGTATCTCGATGCGATCGAATCGACGGATCCGGCGCAGGTGGAGAGTTTCTTGAAAGCGTTTGCGGACGGGATCGCGAGTCAGGCGGGCGCGCTCGCGAAGAAGGGGTACTGGAAGCACTATGAGAACGCGCCGGAGTTTGTGGTGATGTTCGTGCCGGGGGATCAGTTTGTGGATGCCGCGCTCTCGCGCCGGCCGGATTTGCTGGAGTTCGCGGCATCGCAGCGCGTGCTGCTCGCGAGCCCGAGCACGCTGATCGGATTGCTCCGCGCGGTGCATGTCGGGTTTCAGGAGCAGACGCTGGCGGAAGAGGCGATGGAATTGCGGCGGCTCGGCGCGGAACTGCACGAGCGGGCGTCGGTGGCGTTCGAGCATGTCGGGAAGCTGGGCAAGTCGCTCTCGAACGCGGCGGAGCATTACAACAAGTTTGTCGCGAGCTATGAGCAGCGGCTTGAGCCGACGTTCCGGAAGTTTGAGGAGAGCGGGGCGAAGAGCGGGAAGGAACTTCCACAGGTGGAAGTTGTGAGCACGCAGTTGCGGTTGACGGCGGAGTGA
- a CDS encoding co-chaperone GroES: MPKSDSKVAVRPLHDKILVKRDEAETKTSSGIFLPETSKDKPKTGVITAVGDGALNTDTGQRIPLTVKKGDKVIFSSYSGTEVKINDQELLIMSEDDILAVID, encoded by the coding sequence ATGCCCAAGTCTGATTCCAAAGTCGCCGTCCGTCCGCTCCACGACAAAATCCTCGTCAAGCGCGACGAAGCCGAAACGAAGACCTCGTCCGGCATCTTCCTTCCCGAAACATCCAAGGACAAGCCCAAGACCGGCGTCATCACCGCCGTCGGCGACGGCGCGCTCAACACCGACACCGGCCAGCGCATTCCGCTCACGGTCAAGAAGGGCGACAAGGTCATCTTCTCGTCCTACTCGGGCACCGAGGTCAAGATCAACGACCAGGAACTCCTGATCATGTCCGAGGACGACATCCTCGCGGTGATTGACTGA